A region from the Cellvibrio sp. PSBB006 genome encodes:
- the hypE gene encoding hydrogenase expression/formation protein HypE, producing MNVAEKKPIEENSATARIRQGKLVSNVITLAHGGGGKAMRDLIDDVFIEAFSNPALNTLEDQARFSLDDLASYGDRLAMTTDSYVIDPLFFPGGDIGKLAICGTVNDLAVGGATPLYLTCAMIIEEGMRVDTLRQIVSSMAVTARAAGIHIVTGDTKVVERGSCDKIFINTAGIGVIHKDYQLGAHQARPGDHILVNGFLGDHGAAILNARGDMQLSCPIESDCAPLHTLIQSLLQAAPNTRFIRDATRGGIASVLNEIAETSRCAIEIHEARTPIRTEIKGFCEILGLDPLYLANEGKLVAVVPEAETAAALAAMHAHPLGQDAADIGSVLAEGRPGRVHMQTSFGGKRIVDMLVGEQLPRIC from the coding sequence ATGAATGTCGCAGAAAAAAAACCGATTGAGGAAAATTCGGCAACAGCCCGCATCCGTCAGGGAAAACTGGTGAGCAATGTTATCACCCTGGCTCACGGCGGCGGCGGCAAAGCCATGCGCGATTTAATCGACGATGTCTTCATCGAGGCGTTCAGTAATCCCGCGCTGAATACGCTGGAAGATCAAGCACGATTTTCTCTGGACGATCTGGCGAGCTACGGTGACCGTCTGGCAATGACCACCGATTCTTATGTCATCGATCCACTGTTTTTTCCGGGTGGTGACATTGGCAAGCTGGCAATCTGCGGCACCGTCAATGATCTCGCTGTGGGCGGCGCCACGCCCTTGTATTTAACCTGCGCCATGATCATCGAAGAAGGCATGCGCGTTGACACCTTGCGTCAGATTGTCAGCTCCATGGCCGTCACCGCCAGAGCCGCAGGCATTCATATCGTGACGGGTGATACCAAAGTTGTGGAGCGCGGCAGTTGCGACAAGATTTTTATTAATACCGCCGGCATCGGTGTGATCCACAAGGATTATCAACTGGGTGCCCATCAAGCCCGCCCCGGCGATCACATTCTGGTGAACGGCTTTTTAGGTGACCACGGTGCCGCAATCCTGAATGCTCGCGGCGATATGCAGCTCTCCTGCCCGATAGAAAGCGACTGCGCACCGCTGCATACCTTAATACAAAGTTTGCTGCAGGCAGCTCCCAATACGCGTTTTATTCGCGATGCCACGCGCGGGGGAATTGCTTCAGTGCTGAACGAAATTGCCGAGACGTCGCGCTGCGCCATTGAGATTCACGAAGCGCGCACACCGATTCGCACAGAGATCAAAGGCTTCTGCGAAATACTTGGACTTGATCCGTTATATCTGGCCAATGAAGGCAAGCTGGTTGCCGTGGTGCCCGAAGCGGAAACCGCAGCAGCGCTGGCAGCTATGCACGCGCACCCGCTCGGGCAAGATGCCGCCGACATAGGCTCTGTATTGGCCGAAGGTCGCCCCGGTCGCGTTCATATGCAAACCAGTTTCGGTGGTAAACGCATTGTGGACATGCTGGTGGGTGAACAACTGCCGCGCATTTGTTAG